The genomic stretch CCTCGACTCGAATTATTTTGACGATTGCGAGTTTGAAAAAAGAAAAACAAAGTTTAGGCAGATCGTCAAAGATATCCGCAAGGTTGAATTGGCCGACTTTCAGGGAATTGACGCTGTTGTTCACCTGGCTGGTCTTTCCAACGACCCGATCGGTGAATTGAACCCGGGGATCACCGAGGTCATTAATTTGGACGCTTCGATCAAATGCGCCAAACTGGCCAGGCAGGCTGGGGTCAGGCGGTTCATTTTTGCCTCTTCCTGTAGTGTTTACGGGATCGCGGAAGAGGGGAAGGCGATCGACGAGACCGGGGCGCTCAATCCGGTGACCGCTTACGCCAAATCGAAGATCGGGACCGAGCAAGGGGTCGCGCCGCTGGCTGATGCCAATTTCTCTCCGGTCTTTATGCGCAATGCCACGGTTTACGGGGCTTCCCCCCTTCTCCGCCTCGATCTGGTCGTCAACAATCTGACCGCCTGGGGTTACACCGCCAGGAAAATCAAGATCATGAGCGACGGCTCCCCCTGGCGGCCGCTGATCCATATCCAGGATTTCAGCCGCGCCTTTATTGCCGCCCTGAAAGCCCCTAAAGAGCTGGTCCATAAACAGGTTTTCAACGTCGGCCAGAATAGCGAAAATTATCAGGTCAAAGAGCTGGCTGACGCGGTCAAAAAGATCATTCCTGGTTGCAGCGTCGAATATACCGGCGAGCACGGGGCCGATACCCGGACCTATAAAGTCGATTTCACCAAGATCAATACCGTTTTGAAAGATTACTTCAAGCCGACCTGGAACGTTTTGAAAGGGGTTGAAGAGCTGTATGCCGCTTACCAGCGGAACAACCTTGACCTTAAAGCTTTTGAAGGGGAGAAGTTTATCCGGCTCAAGCACCTGGCCCTGTTGCAGAAAGAAGGCTTGCTCGATAAAGATTTCTATTGGGTTAAATGAACGAGGAAACCGCGAAGTTTATTCGCGGGTTTCCGAGTTGAAAAAATAAGGAGGAAATCATGATCGAAGGAGTTAAAATTATTCCGTTGAAAAAGATTCCGGACGAGCGGGGGATGATCATGCACATGCTCCGGACGACTGATCCGCACTTCGAGAAATTCGGCGAAGTTTATTTTTCCGTCGCTTATCCCGGGGTGATAAAGGGCTGGCATCTCCACACCAAACAGACCCAGTTTTACGCCGTCATCCAGGGGATGATCAAGCTGGTGATGTACGATGAACGGAAAGATTCCAAGACCTACGGGGAACTGATGGAGATCTTTACCGGTGAGGACAACTACCAGCTGGTCCGGATCCCGGTCGGCGTGGTCAACGGCTACAAAACGATTGGCGTGAAGCCGGCGATCGTCGCCAATTGCGCGACCGAGCCGCATGAAGCGAACGAAATGCTCCGCTACGATCCGCTCAAGTGCCACATTAAATACGACTGGAGCCTGGTCCACCGATGAAGAAAAAAGTTTTGATAACCGGGGGAAAGGGGATGCTGGCGACCGCGCTTGAGGCTTATTATCTGGCGGCCGGGGCCGATGTCAAAGCGCCGACCCACGCCGAGCTCGATGTTCTGGATAGGACGGCGGTGGCGGAGGCGGTTGCCGCCTTTAAGCCTGCTTACGTTTTTTATACCGCCTGTCTTCATGTTGACGCCAGCGAGAACGATCCGGAGTCGGCTTATAAATTGAACAGTTGGGCCTCGGCTCAAATGGCCATGGCCTGTGCCAAACAAAAATCGGAGCTGGTCTACATCAGCTCCTGCGGTTATTTCGGCGACGAGGTCAAACCATATTCCGAATATGATCCGGTCGTTTTGAAGACCGTTTACGCCCGATCAAAGTATGAAGGGGAAGTCCTTGCTATGCGGGAGAATCCAAAAACCTATGCTATTCGTCCCGGCTGGCTTTTTGGCGGGAGTGTCAAGCATAAGAAAAATTTCGTCTACCAGCGCTATCTGGAAGCGCAAAAGACCCCGGTTTTGAAATCAGCCGGAGATAAGTTCGGGACACCGACCCTGGTCGACGACCTGGTGGCAAAGATTGACGAGATAATTAAAACTGAAGTAGTTGGACTTTACCACGTGACCAATTCCGGCGGCGGGAGCCGGGCCGATTATGTCAAAAAGATCGTTGAAAGCTGCGGCCTGAAGACAGCGGTTGAAGCGGTCGACTCCAGCGCTTTCCCGCGGAAAGCGAATGTTCCTAATTGCGAGATCCTCCATAATTGGAACCTTAAATATTTGGGGTTGAAGTCCCTCCCTTCCTGGGAAGAGGCGATCGACCGATACGTTGGGGCCATGTTCAAGGAACTTGGAAAATGACCCCCCGGGTTTCGGTCGTTATTGCCGCTCATGACCATGCTCATTTCCTCCCGGATTCTCTTGGTTCGGTCAAGGCGCAAACATATCCGGATTATGAAGTGATCGTGGTCGATAACGGTTCAACCGATAACACCAAAGAGGTTGTTGAAAAACTCTCTTGGGACAAACTGCGCTATCATTACCAGCAAAATACCGGGTCGGTCGCCGGGCCGCGCAACACCGGGACAAAACTGGCTCGCGGTGAATATGTCGCCTACCTTGATTCCGATGATTCCTGGTATCCGGAGAAGCTGGCTAAAGTCATGAGGGTTTTTGCCGATCACCCTGAGATCGATCTGGTCACGCACGATCTTTTGACTATGGTCCATGGCAAGCCGGGTGATGTCCTGCGGGTCGGTCCGGACGGCAAAGATGTTTTTCGCTCCCTTTTGCTGGGGAATTGCGTGCTCGGGAGCGCGACGGTCGTTAAGAAAAGGGCGATGGACGAGATCGGAGGGTTTGACGGCGACAAAAGTTTTGTCCACGTTGAGGATTACGAGGCCTGGCTTCGGCTGGCCGCGAAGGGGAAGAAGTTTTTTTTCCTGAATGAAACATTGGGGGAATACCGTATCCATAAGAACAATCTAAGCCATGATTTTCAGACCTCTTTTGATAATGAGATCAGGGTGGTGCGAAAACATTTTGCTGGATATAACTCCCGCTATCCGCTGGATAAATATTTTCTTTACCACTCTTCTCTGGCCAGGATCTATCTGC from Candidatus Margulisiibacteriota bacterium encodes the following:
- a CDS encoding SDR family oxidoreductase; its protein translation is LDSNYFDDCEFEKRKTKFRQIVKDIRKVELADFQGIDAVVHLAGLSNDPIGELNPGITEVINLDASIKCAKLARQAGVRRFIFASSCSVYGIAEEGKAIDETGALNPVTAYAKSKIGTEQGVAPLADANFSPVFMRNATVYGASPLLRLDLVVNNLTAWGYTARKIKIMSDGSPWRPLIHIQDFSRAFIAALKAPKELVHKQVFNVGQNSENYQVKELADAVKKIIPGCSVEYTGEHGADTRTYKVDFTKINTVLKDYFKPTWNVLKGVEELYAAYQRNNLDLKAFEGEKFIRLKHLALLQKEGLLDKDFYWVK
- a CDS encoding dTDP-4-dehydrorhamnose 3,5-epimerase family protein, whose translation is MIEGVKIIPLKKIPDERGMIMHMLRTTDPHFEKFGEVYFSVAYPGVIKGWHLHTKQTQFYAVIQGMIKLVMYDERKDSKTYGELMEIFTGEDNYQLVRIPVGVVNGYKTIGVKPAIVANCATEPHEANEMLRYDPLKCHIKYDWSLVHR
- a CDS encoding NAD(P)-dependent oxidoreductase, with the protein product MKKKVLITGGKGMLATALEAYYLAAGADVKAPTHAELDVLDRTAVAEAVAAFKPAYVFYTACLHVDASENDPESAYKLNSWASAQMAMACAKQKSELVYISSCGYFGDEVKPYSEYDPVVLKTVYARSKYEGEVLAMRENPKTYAIRPGWLFGGSVKHKKNFVYQRYLEAQKTPVLKSAGDKFGTPTLVDDLVAKIDEIIKTEVVGLYHVTNSGGGSRADYVKKIVESCGLKTAVEAVDSSAFPRKANVPNCEILHNWNLKYLGLKSLPSWEEAIDRYVGAMFKELGK
- a CDS encoding glycosyltransferase, with the protein product MTPRVSVVIAAHDHAHFLPDSLGSVKAQTYPDYEVIVVDNGSTDNTKEVVEKLSWDKLRYHYQQNTGSVAGPRNTGTKLARGEYVAYLDSDDSWYPEKLAKVMRVFADHPEIDLVTHDLLTMVHGKPGDVLRVGPDGKDVFRSLLLGNCVLGSATVVKKRAMDEIGGFDGDKSFVHVEDYEAWLRLAAKGKKFFFLNETLGEYRIHKNNLSHDFQTSFDNEIRVVRKHFAGYNSRYPLDKYFLYHSSLARIYLRLSYRYFLNGQLWRGLAAAFSSFIYNPYFSVRFGLGAARRHILK